The following is a genomic window from Capnocytophaga stomatis.
CGTATATTATCGGCTTCTTCAAAAACTTTGTGGATTTTTTCATTCGGTTCTATCTCAGTGACTCCTGCAAATTTTTCACAATCTTCTATACGAATCTCAGCCCATTCTTCCAAAAACGAAGCGTCTTTTCCTAATGCAGTGACAAAACTCCCTATTCCTACCTCTTTGTGAAGAAGAGCTTTTAGTAAATGAGCTGGAGTATAATGTTTATTACCAAACTCACGAGCGATTGATTTAGCTATTTTGATAGCTGATTGAACGGATTCATCTAAGTTTAAAAATTCCATATTTTTTTATATTTTAAGGATATTTATTAATATTTACAAGGTTTTATATAATCTTTTTAGTAGAGAAATAAGACAAAGATTTTCAAATCTTCTGAAAATATTATCAAAACAAAAGTTTTTATAAATCAATGTTTTGTCTATAAAAGAACATTATCTGATAAAGATAATTTTTCACAAAATCACCTATATTTTTTAATTTATTCCCGAGCAAATATACAATAAAAATCCAAATTGTTGATATTGAAAACAAAATCTATTAAAAGACATTTTTAATATTTCTCCTCTTTCCTCACTAAATGAGCCAAATCAGGGTCGTTTTCGATGCGTTCAAGTTCGTTTTTGATGAGCTCTACAATATCTAACTTCACTTGCTTGTAATTGGCTTGTATTTGTTCTTGCATTTTATCCATTCCATCTTCGTCTACAAAGGATAGAATCTGTGGAATTTTCTGATAATTTTTCATCTCGGCACTTACTTTTTGATTATCCACTACAATTTGAGCGTGGAAAATCTTTTGGTCGATACGCTCATCAAAATTGTCGGATACAGCTCCTACGAACATTCCCTGCGTAAGATTGGAAATTTTACTGGCAGGAATTAAGCTGTCCAATTGCGTGGAGATGGAGGTAGAAACATCATTGCGATTGATGGTTTTGGATTGGCGTTGTTGTAATACTTTTCCGAAGCGTTCAGATAGCGTTTTGGCAGTTTCTCCTACGACTTGTCCGCTAAAAATATTCCCTACGGTATTTTGAATTACTTTACTTTCTTTATCCCCGTAATCACGAGTAAGCTGTGAAAAATCCTGAAATCCCAAACACACGGCTACTTTATTGCTTCGTGCGGTGGCGATAAGATTGTCCAAACCACGGAAATAAATGGTGGGAAGCTCATCGATAATCACGGAAGATTTGAGTTGTCCTTTTTTGTTGATGAGTTTTACGATTCGGGAGTTGTAGAGACCCAGAGCTGCCGAATAGATATTTTGCCTATCGGGATTATTACCTACACAAAGGATCTTGGGTTCTTTGGGATTGTTAATATCCAATGAAAAATCATCGCCTGTCATTACCCAATAGAGCTGTGGTGAAATCATTCTCGATAGTGGAATTTTAGCCGAAGCGATTTGACCTTGTAGTTGGTCTTGAGCTCCGCCTTGCCACGCATCCATAAAGGGCGAAAGGTAGTTTTCCAATTCGGGGTAGGAAGTCAAAATAGTAAAAACATCGGCATAAGGTTTGTTTAGTAGTTCGATGGCGTGCGGAAAAGTACAATATTTTCCGTTTTCATATATTTTTAAAAACCAAATAATAGCCGCTAAAAGGATAATGGGCGATTCTACAAAAAAATCACCTTGCTTTTGTATCCACGAGCGGTTGAGATTCAGCATTATGGTATAGGCACTTTCATACGCATCAGAAATATCCGTCATAAAATCGGGATTGATGGGATTACATCGATGGCTTTTTCGAGGATCGTCAAAGTTTATTACATAAAATTTGGGAGGTACTTTGTATTTGTCCAAATGTTTTAACAAGTGGTTATAGGCGATGGTAGAAAGGTCATCAAATTTGAAGTCATAGATATACATAGAGAATCCTTTTTCGATTTGTTGTTTGATGTAGTTATTGACAATGGCATAGGATTTTCCTGACCCTGGCGTTCCCAACACGATGGTTGCCCGAAAGGGATTGACTACATTTATCCAACCTTTGTTCCATTTTTTCTGATAATAGAAAAGTGTAGGCAGGTTGATAGAGTATTCATTTTGCATTAACCGTGTTTCCTGCATAAAAGATTCGTTTTCGTTGTTGAAGACATCGTCCATCAGGTTGTTTTTTAATAAACGACTCATCCACGAACCTGCCATCAGTAGTGAAATATACCCAATGGCAGTGGTAAAAATATAGAAAAACGCCACAAGAGAAGCGGGAGCTTTTAGGTATAAAATCCAAAAGTTTCCAAAGAAAAATAAAACTCCTACTATCAATGCCATATGAATTTTCCGCCAAGTGATTTTTTCGTTTTTAACACCTGTGGTTCCCAAACAACTCAAAGCCAATAGCACAAGGGCAAAACATTTGGTATATAGTGGATGTGAAAAAAGTCCTGCCGTTCGCTCAAAGTTAGCAAGTATTTTATCCACTACATTTAAAATCCATTTTTCGGCTTGAAAAAAGCCGTAACAATACCAATACAAGTGCATTAGCACCACTAAAATACTTACCGCTCTCATAAATGCCATAATCTTGGCAAGAGCTCTTAAATCATCATCGTTTTGCATACTTTTTAGTTTAGATTAAAAGATTAAAACATTCAAATATTCAAGAATTAAAAGATTAAAAAATTGAAACATTAAAAAAATAGAAAAAGGGAAAGGATTAAGAGGTGATTCTTTTAGATTTCTTTTTGCGTTTTCGCTGCATTTGTCGGATAAAACTTTCTTCCTCGTAATTAACGGCTTGTGTATCCAATGAAAATAAATTCAAAAAACTATGTAACGCCGAATCTGTTCCAAAATCTTTTTGGTAGGCTTCATTACATTGAAAATCAATAGAAAAATGGTTATTACTTTCTTCTCTAATAGATTGATTACTTGGTTTTTGTTCCTTGCTACTTATTCCTTGATTCTTGACACTTTGATTCTTGATTTCTTGTTTTTTGTTACTTTCCACTTGTTTTTCCCATAAGTCAAAACTATTGGCAGAAAATATTTTTCCAAGCCGAGAGCCGTTATATACGCATTGTGAATTATGGTCTATGAAAGTGATACCATACAATCGCCCTTCGGCATTTTTTCGTATGACGACATCTATATTTTTCGTGTTTAACATTTTTACAAAATCCTCCGTACTTTGAGCGGAATGTTGGGCATTTAAAATTTCACCTTTTAGAAAATCCGTGTCCTGTGTTTTATGAAAGTTCAAATGTTTTTGAATTTGTTTTTCTAAAAAAGGAAGTCCTAAGGATTTTCCCATTTTGGAGGCTTTAAAAGGCTGACTTGCCTTGTTGCCGTTTTCGTCCAAAGCAAAATAAACCAATCCTTTTTTGAGTGTACCCTGCAATTCGCCTTCTACTTTTTGGATGCCTACATTAAATCTGCTAAGTAAAGCCGTGTATTCTCTAAAAGACTGAAACTGATAGTTTTTTATGACCTGCCTAACTGCCAAAGCAATCTGTTTTTTTACTTCGTTTTGAGTGTAGTCCACTTTGAGCGTTGCAAGATGATTTTCCTTGTGTGTAAGCTCAAAATCATTTTCTAATTCCACTCCTTTTTCATTAACAATAGCAGGGG
Proteins encoded in this region:
- the mobC gene encoding conjugal transfer protein MobC → MQNDDDLRALAKIMAFMRAVSILVVLMHLYWYCYGFFQAEKWILNVVDKILANFERTAGLFSHPLYTKCFALVLLALSCLGTTGVKNEKITWRKIHMALIVGVLFFFGNFWILYLKAPASLVAFFYIFTTAIGYISLLMAGSWMSRLLKNNLMDDVFNNENESFMQETRLMQNEYSINLPTLFYYQKKWNKGWINVVNPFRATIVLGTPGSGKSYAIVNNYIKQQIEKGFSMYIYDFKFDDLSTIAYNHLLKHLDKYKVPPKFYVINFDDPRKSHRCNPINPDFMTDISDAYESAYTIMLNLNRSWIQKQGDFFVESPIILLAAIIWFLKIYENGKYCTFPHAIELLNKPYADVFTILTSYPELENYLSPFMDAWQGGAQDQLQGQIASAKIPLSRMISPQLYWVMTGDDFSLDINNPKEPKILCVGNNPDRQNIYSAALGLYNSRIVKLINKKGQLKSSVIIDELPTIYFRGLDNLIATARSNKVAVCLGFQDFSQLTRDYGDKESKVIQNTVGNIFSGQVVGETAKTLSERFGKVLQQRQSKTINRNDVSTSISTQLDSLIPASKISNLTQGMFVGAVSDNFDERIDQKIFHAQIVVDNQKVSAEMKNYQKIPQILSFVDEDGMDKMQEQIQANYKQVKLDIVELIKNELERIENDPDLAHLVRKEEKY
- the mobB gene encoding conjugal transfer protein MobB, with the translated sequence MVAKIHRGGNLLGVLLYNHNKLDKQEATILHTQNIIQPVNGNIGTSEITRSFAPYLFANQKTEKPILHISLNPNPKDAVSDEVFVKVAQQYMHEMGWGKQPFVVYKHSDIEREHIHIVSLGIDENGKKIKDSFEKIRSMKVCRNIENEFGLTPAIVNEKGVELENDFELTHKENHLATLKVDYTQNEVKKQIALAVRQVIKNYQFQSFREYTALLSRFNVGIQKVEGELQGTLKKGLVYFALDENGNKASQPFKASKMGKSLGLPFLEKQIQKHLNFHKTQDTDFLKGEILNAQHSAQSTEDFVKMLNTKNIDVVIRKNAEGRLYGITFIDHNSQCVYNGSRLGKIFSANSFDLWEKQVESNKKQEIKNQSVKNQGISSKEQKPSNQSIREESNNHFSIDFQCNEAYQKDFGTDSALHSFLNLFSLDTQAVNYEEESFIRQMQRKRKKKSKRITS